The genomic region GCGGGAACAGGCGCGGAACCAGCAGCAGGTCCAGTCACACAGCTGCTGAATGATCTGCGGGAGCTCAGGGTCGCTCATCCAGACCCCACAGCCCGATTGTACCGCAGAGCCTGACTGCAGTTTaacatcacagggtacactggTATTTTAACGGTGCGCCGTTCAGCGGTATAAAATCTCGCAGCACGGAGTTCAACGGTACAAATTTTAACAAATGATATTTTAGCCACGCCGAGCTCGTTGGCATGATGTCACGAAACGAAACATAACTCAGAAACACAGCATGCAGCCGAAACTTGGGCTATTCCCCCCATCCCTTTGGCTAAAAATGGCAAGCGTGGTTATGCAATAAAGCAGACTTAGGTCTGTGTAACTGTCTTCTGCCAGCCTGGGATCACTCCAGTGGCTCAGCTTCCATGCACACCCTTCCGCTTCCCCAACCCATTTGGACTGTGTCTGGTTAGCATTAGCGTGCAATCTGGTGTCACGGAGCGTTATTGGTTAGTGTGCTGATCGGTGGGATTAGCATCTGCTCTCTTCTCTTAAATGCTCGTCACTTAAATTGCTGCCAATACTGATAACTGAGGTTATCATCTATCCATATTCTATCCACTTATTGTGAATGTTTTGGTGCAacgactgcaggaggaaatacATACAAATATGGGGAGAACGTGCATTCTCCAAACAAACACGGACACACATTTTCGTATTCTTATAATTATCGGAAGCATTCATCCATTTCTACgagaaaaactctaatcccaacaatgccaACCTcaacccctatccagccctaacattaattataattaaccaaatgaaatacaagacttttggcaattTTTTTGACTAGTCACAGATTATTATAAAATTAAGTTTCCCCtagtggggaccaaaaaaaacTGGTCCccgaaaaatcaaaataaaaggTTATTATCATATTGCCATAATATGATAGATATGCATACCCAcgccccccatacacacacaaagtggGTACAGAATTCAGACCACCAACCCGAACGCTTTAGGCAGTAGTGTTGAATGCTCTGAGCAACCACGCCACAGAAAACAAATGACCCTTCAAAAATTAGATTCCCTGCTCCAAATCACAAATTATAATAATTTGACTAAATTGCGCGACAAACTGCAAACGGTTCTCCACTACTGTATGGATGAAAGTCTGAAGGGGAACTAAAGTGCTCTGTGGAATTATCGTGTCAGATgtgacatttatttaatttagctctGCTTCCAGCTGAGCTGGCTCTTATCGATCTTTCTGGATATCCACGGAGCCTCCGCGGTATATTCCTGTAACGGCACAAGGGCTGCAACCTTCATGTGCTGATGCCACGTGAAACGCATTTCTGTGCATGGGGTCCTACATCATACCCAACACGCGCGTGAGTTTACACGTCCCACTCGAGAGcttctgtttccttttgcaAATCACTCATCGCACAGATATTATTGCAACATGTGTCAAAAACCTATTGTTAACGTCAACATTGCATGTTGGAACTGTGCATCGATGATCAGAAGAATTATTCCCAAAAGAGCTGCTTAGCTGGTTTATTAGGCAGTGTTACGCTACATCGGTGAGGATGGGTGGTGAAACATTTGTATACTCTGGCTTTTAAGACTTCCCTTTTAAATCGTTTAGATTCTCCATCCTTCTCACACTACTGGTAACAGCATCAGATGTAAAGTGACCAGAGCCTCCAGGACACGTCGGGAAATTCACGGCgccttcttctgaagatgcctCGGACGCCACTTCCCTCGGGTCCTCTGACTAGGAGCGATCTGTGTCCTGGGCTGCTGTCACCCGCTCTCACCAACTGACCCGGGCTGATGCTGACTCACAGGTGCGTCTGCATGTTCAGTGACTCATCTGAGCGGGCTGGGGGCGCAGTGGAGCAGCGGGTCTGTCCCACCTACTTGCATTAGACATGTAGTGTGAgtcactaacccccccccccccaaacccccgccTCCCACAGCATCAGCTTGCACTCAAACTTATTAGAGTAATGGTGCAACTTACACTGCTTTATTGTGGAGATtgcattattttcatttttattgtgtttttatatttacagTCATGAAGAACATTTTCGCAGCGTAAGCAACACTTTTTCCAAAATATCTCCCCTAAATTGCTTATCTGCCTTATCACTATCAGTCTAATCCCACCAAAATTGTGTCGGGAATAACAAGCTCTTCCTGTTACTTCTCATTTTACCGATCCGTCGCACACTGGCAAAGGACTCGCTCCTGTAGGTCGCTGGCTCAAATCCCAGGTGGGACACGGCTATAATACCCCCAATAAAGGCACTTAACCTTAGAATGCTCCGGTAAAATATCCAGCTGtttaaatattataattaatgAATTCGCTTTAGATAAACGAAGAGGCTATGGAgtaacatataaatatataaatatccgCATGGTGGCTGAAATGTGGCGAGACCACTGATCCGCCATCTGTTAATGTCAGCTTGAGAGATAAACAGGAGGAACAGTCTCCGTGTCCGGCCTGAGTACGCCAATGACCTCCCTGCCGCCACCCATTCCCCGGCGTCTTAATGGAAAGCTTAATTTAACTGCCGTCGACCTCAGCCCTTTGCAGGTCGCTATTTCTTGCAAGTTTCCCTCAGTAGCCCCATCACAACTTTCATGTGATCTGACTCGCCTTAAAACGATATCTTTAACAGCTCTGTTAAGAAACCGGTCCTAAACTAATAGCCATGAAAAGTCCCAAACAGGGAAGGATCGCACTCAGTAACAACACAGACATTAAAAACAGTACATTTTTAAATCCAGAATCACGACATACGTCGGCGGAGTCACGGTCACTCCACTTCCCCACACCATTTAAATGGTGGTTTGGCCGCGTCCCAAGCCCAGGCAGAATCCAACTTCTGTGTGCTATAaattaaccagccagtgaatcTGCGAAATCACGTTTGGAGCAGGACAAGAGAGTGGCTCTGAATGCACCCCTCCAAAAATGCTTTCGTGCCATTGTAAACTAATCAATATTATTGATCGTCTGCACAGAAAATGACGTTGCCATAAAGGAGAGTCAGAAACAATCGTATATTTGCAGTCAGCGGTGGATGCATTATAATTCATAAAACCAAATGGCAAATTTCCAGAAAGGATTTATCACGTATCACAATATCTGTGCAGACAGGGACTCCTTTTTTAGCCACCGGGAACGGCGACATTCGAGTCACGTGGTTTCCCGGGTCTAACCGGATCAGAAGGACGGGCTCGGCCGGGGAGAGCTGCAGAACAACACCTGGGAGGTGGGAGGGGAGCGAGGCGAGCtgatgtcacccccacccccggggCGTGTGGCGGGAACACGGTGCACTTCACTGTGATTCATGTACACCAACATGTGTGACTAGAGATGTGAGTCAGTCCAGCCATATATAAGGTTAAGCACCCCctacccccaccaccacacccTCAAATCTTGCATACACAATTAATGTACCATGGCATTTTTCATTCCCATGATATTATAGTAAGTTGATAAACAGAATAATAACTAATGTAAAATAACTAATAATTACGACATTTATGGCTTACTTTAATGTGAGTGGGTCTTGTACAATCCTGCTAAATGAATCCAATTAAAACTGCACAAAAGACGGAGTTTATGTAATTTTAACGTGTGAATGTGTTATAATTCTGCTTCCTCaaagtaaatatttttttatcacAACATTAGCATTAACAGCACTCCGTGTTCGAAGGGGAGTCATGCAGTGACGCAGCAAGCCAATGACGCCATCTATCGGAGGGTCTGCAGGTTGACACATAAATCATTGTGGCTGTGTCACACACTAACATATTACGGTGGAGATGCATAATCTTTCACCACTTCTTATTTGCATTATTTCGTGAGACTGACATGAAGATGACTGACGCAATTCGAAAATTATTCGACtaatttattcagtgaattgaTCATTCAGTTCatacacatataaacacacatgCAGTACAGGTCTTGTTGGTAGTGCAGTCTTCAGACTGCACACAGTGTTACTGGTCGCTACGTGCTGCATCACTGTGACGGGAAAGCCAGACAACCGTCTCTTGTAACTAAATCTGCATTTTGAACCAAATAAAATTCTTATAATTCAATAATCTCACTTAAAATAAGCTTTTATAGGACTATGAACAGGTAAGCGAAACAGTGTTACACTTGCTAGTTTTATGACCACGACCCTTGTTTATTTTGCAAATGTTCCGTTTTAATTTTAAATCTCTCGATCTATTTTCCAAATATTGGtatgaaatattaatattatttatcaAACAAAACTAGGGATGGAAGAAGTTTGCTAATTTGGAATATGCATTGTGAGAATATACATGACACACATTGAGGGAATGTTTTACAACAGCTTTGGCTGAACATAGGCAGGTTTCCATACAGTGCATCGTGCTTTGATGAAGGTCGGTGCCACAGActttattttgcaaaaaacaAACGATAAAACCCAAAACAAAccagtaaatatattttaaatgttttcatttgggaagcattattcaTCAAGAACGACGGCGTGGACGGGGATACATGTACCGACATCATAGAAAATGCGCAGCAATAAGTAAATGGTTTCTGATGAAACAGTTTATGATTAAAGTACTAAATCGGTGTAAAATATACACAACAGGTACGTACCGTAGTTGTTCCGCCGTCAAAATAACGCATCAGTGTATGCATTGTAAAGGGACATGGCCGTGCAGGACTGCGGACACCCTGGCATCCTCCCCATAGCCCCAAACGGCTGCCACATGCGCATATTACCCCAGGAATAAAGCGATAATCTCCTCCAAGATGGCGATGCGACGGTCGGTCGGTGCTGCGATCCTCTTCTCAGTGCACCGTGAGTCAATGGCGCGTTTGTCGCGGAGTGCGGATCGCATCCGTATCGTACCTGTATCGTTTTCACCAGTGTGCACGGCAGTTCATTTAGGACTTATACAAAAGatagcaaattattatgcaCTTAGCTAAAGGATAGgctagctaaataattagcttaGGATCAGatgctgttttatttattggtAAAGTAATCAGAACAAGGTTTACGAATCAGTTTAATATACGCTGGTAATTCAGCAGTACAGTGGTAAAGGAGATATACAATTTACTGGTAAAACAGACACAcctgcttattattattattattattattattattattgttgtccaTTATGTTATTAGCGCTTACTGGTGGATGTTGCATTTTGCAGTTTCAGATACTTACGTTGTCTATCTGTGTCCATCTGAGTATATACTATGGTGACAGGTACTACGAGCAGGCTGACCTGAGTATTCTATTGTCCAAACCCCATACCATCAGTTTGGACCTATTTGGACCATATATTTgtagattattttttttctcatctATTTGCCAACGTGTGCTCATCTGTAAATGCTATATATTCAGTGTGATACGTTATGTCATGAATAACGTCACATGATGAACAACATGAACACTCATTTTTAGCAATGTATGTTAAATAGTTATTCTAGCTAACAGTTATTATCAGATGAGCAAGGGCATGACGGGAGTTATTTTAAAGCATCCGAGCTACCGGTTGTTTGGAAAGCGGGAACCTGACCGCGTTGGACTGATCGCTCTCCATTGTGGACCAACGCCAAGGACAACGCAGAAGAAGCTTGTCTATGTTTAAGATTCAGACTTTTCATTCATTACTGTGCAAGTTCATTATAttatcatcactgggaagaatGTTACTTTTGGTGAATACAATGCACTAGAGATTTGATCTACTGCCATTCTGTTGTCCCAAAGTGCTGAATTTGGGAATGTCTAAAGATAAAATCTACTGTAATGCAGGCAGCACAGATTCTAAGCCTGTTGTTGTGTCTGGATGCAGTTTGGGCCACAGGCAAATACTGTGGGGCTTTTATGTCATAGTTATTGTTTCAGGCTACAGTACATTTGCATGTATTGTGTTGTGTGTAATGGGTTACATGGGCCAGCTACCTTGGGGGTCCTGGGTGGGCCCAGCCCACTTTATCATAAGACTGCGCTTCTCCTTGTCTGGGCAGATGTCACCCAATGACAATTACATGGGTTTGGACTGTAAGAGGTGTACGTAGAGCCGACCCATGTCAACACAGAGCGAACATGCAAGTAACATTTTGCCCAGTCACTGTGCAGATCTGTTCCATGTCTGACCTGCCTGGAACCATGTTTAGATGTAAAAACACCACATATCTGAAATAACCCACATGATATTTCATTATGATTCATTTTAATACTTGGATCAATCAAGTGTGGAACGATAACACACTAATCAGGACACAGCATACAAGGCAAAGGTGCGTATAAACTGTCGTACGAATTTCCTCCTGCgaaacataaaaatacaaaacatgTAACAACTCACAGCTCCACAAACTCAATTTTCTTCTGAACATGAAATGCTCTAGAAAAAAAATTACGTTTTAAGTTACTTTTTAAAACCAATGACGAAGCAGTGAAACCGCTAACATAAATGTAACCTGATTGTAAATGTGGTGTGACCGGGGGTTTAATCATCCACAGAAATTTCAGGTCCTGAAAACCCATAATGAGTAATGAGCTGTCTTTAGTGCTCTGAAAGAGGATGCAAAAATACCTCCCCAGAATATGGAGTAAAACAGCTTAGCGCCTCTCTTCTTTTTCTCCCATCTCAGCGATTGTTACTGGCCCCAGAAGCTGCCTCCACCTTCTCTGGGAGGGcctgggggttagggttagaatctTTGGATGGCGGCTAGCAAGCAGCTAACTCTGACAGTCAACACACTGGGGCTCATGTGTCCCCAAAGCTGCCCTAACCAGCATAAAGTGGTCAGAATGTGGGCTGTATTCATTCTCAGCCTTTTGTTTTTGATCTCTACATGAGCACGATGGACGTTCCAATTTTCCAGTTCAGTAGAAAGCGGGGAGTTGATTTTAAGAGCTGATTCATCagtgtctgattttttttctaaaccGTTTTCTGAAATTGCACCGTAATGAGAGTGTAGTTGTTCTGAAAGGCCAAGCATATTAAAAATGATCACTTTTTTGCGAAGTCTGAGCTTGTAGGTCTGTAAGCCAGGCCACACTGGGGATCTGTTGCAATGGAACAATCTGATAATGTGTTTGTAACATAAACGCTGTTTTTTCACTGTGTTTCACTGATCGGTTACCCTTTCTCGTATTTCCATTATGGGCTTTTTGTGGATGAACCCTGTGTCCAGACCAGCGAGAGTCAGACACAGTCAGATGCAGACAGACCCCGATGCTTTTTACCTGTCTGGCGGACTGCACACTTCGGGAAGGGCACTTCGCAACAAAATCGAATCGAGCCGAAATGATCTTAATGGATCTGAAACACTGCCAGGTGCAGCCGTGTGGGTTAACACTGTGCTCTTGCTGAACAAATAAAAGATTTGAATCTGCCCTTAGATGAGCATCACAGCGCAAAACAATTACTAGgtataaaataaacattgatATTGAAAATATGTTCTGTAGCTCCTAATGACAATTTATAGCACGGAGTGATTAGTTTACCTggaatcatttatttttaatgtcaatactgagattaaaaaaaaaaaactacagtaaCACTTACCTTAAAGCTGTGAGCTATAATAGATCCTCCATAATACATTGTATTGGTCGGtaaaagaattaataaagcattatagcATCTCTAATGACACTCATAATGTGTCATAGTGTTGATTATCATatttcataagctccaatgaagctgtcatctataatgcactacagataccttcataatgcattataatggtcagtataagaagtAATAGAGCATGATAGCATCTCTGTTGATTgttataaggcattatagtgttgattagAAATTGTTTCCATGGCGGTACCCTTTTCGGTGGCTtgggcgtttgcatgttctggcTGTGCTATATGCACTTTCACTGGGTGCTCTTCTTATCTGGGTGCTTTTCACTGGGTGCTTtgctattgtgtgtgtgtcctgtaatggactggctttCTATCCAGAGTGTCCCCTCCCTTGAGTCTTATGTCTCCTACAGTGGACTTGATGCCTCCATGACCCAGTGTGCGAATAAGTACAACACAGTTTGTCCGCTGCATACATTgtaaagattccagtgagcagTGAGCAAAAAGACTTTGTCATTGAGTGGTGCTTTtatgcatggatggataatgcATGTGGGTTTGAAATTGTCTTTCTTTTCCAGTCATCTCGACATTTGCTGTAATACTCAGAaccacaagcagcagcctgtggGCTAATGAGTATGAATGTAAGTATGAGCTGCAGGCCTCTGGCTGAGCATGGAAATCGGCATGTTTGTCACTGAACATTTGTGGTTTCCGGCTTGTGATTACCTGAGGAAATAAGATCCATCCCCTCTCCCTGTCCAGCAACTGAGCTCTCCTGTCTGATCGAGTCCATCTCCACTAACAATCCCAGAATTGAATGGAAGAAAATTACAAATGGAAAACCCAGCTatgtttactttgagaaacacATTTCGAGTAAGTTCACATCCATTTCAGGCACTGCTTGTGTACGCATCCATTTTTGTGTGAAAAATTTgcagtggtggtgcagtggaccTGCTGTGTGGCACTTAAATCGGAGGTGCCCCACGCTTATGACATAAGTCATCATAGCTCATGAAATTTAACATGGTGTTTGTAAACCACGTTGACCTTGACGTTAGAATGATGCCGTTTCATGTTGTGTTAATCTGTTTAAGTGTCTAAGTCACAGCCATACATTCAAGCTGATGTCTTCTAAGTAGCAGTTGGGCTCAATGTTTGACTTGCAGGGGATTTGGAGAACAGAGCATACCTCAAAGAACCTGCAACTCTAGTGATCACCAATGTTACCCCGCTCGGACACTGCCCAGTACCGCTGTGAGGTCACAGCCCACTTGGACCAGAGGACCTTTGATGAAGTTTTGATTGACCTGGTTGTTAGAGGTATCTTTACCCTTTGTAGCCTGGAATTACTGAATTCCTGTTATTGATTGTGCTTATTTTTAGCAGCATTTTTAAAAGCATTGAACCGTTAAGGCGTCTTTGGTAACCATAGAAATGTTGAGGAGCTGTTCTGAGGTTTGTAACCTGAGATGTACTGGCCACATGAGTGAAAGCCACGTCAGTTCAGCTGAGGCGCGTGTGTGTGGGACTGCAGTGCGACCAGTAGGACCCAGGTGTGGGGTGCCCCGGGCGGTGCCTGTGGGTCGGCCAGCGGATCTACGCTGCTCGGAGGGCGAGGGGTTCCCGAAGTCGCGGTACCACTGGTTTCGAAACCGAGAGGAAATTCCCCTGGACCCCAGGAGCAACCCGCGGTTCTTCAACTCCTCGTACACGCTGAACAGGGAGACCGGCAAGTTGGTGAGCTGCTGAGGCAGACGGGCGGGGCTTTTGGGTGGAGAGATAGTGGGCCCTAGGCAGGCTTTACAGTAATGTTGCAATGTTACAATGTTGCTTTCCCTCTCCAGTCATTCAGGGTGGTGTGGAAGGAGGATTCGGGGGAGTATCACTGTGTGGCGAAGAATGAAGCTGGGCACGCAGAGTGTGCTGCACAGACCAtggaagtgtgtgagtgtacatagctgtttcacatccccaGGTATATGTAGATGCCCAGCGAGGTTCTGGTGCCTacgtgctgtttcacatccccccAGTATAGATGCCCAGAGGGGTTCTGTGGGTAAATGCTG from Brienomyrus brachyistius isolate T26 chromosome 17, BBRACH_0.4, whole genome shotgun sequence harbors:
- the LOC125711498 gene encoding LOW QUALITY PROTEIN: junctional adhesion molecule 3B-like (The sequence of the model RefSeq protein was modified relative to this genomic sequence to represent the inferred CDS: deleted 1 base in 1 codon); the protein is MAMRRSVGAAILFSVHLISTFAVILRTTSSSLWANEYESTELSCLIESISTNNPRIEWKKITNGKPSYVYFEKHISRDLENRAYLKEPATLVITNVTRSDTAQYRCEVTAHLDQRTFDEVLIDLVVRVRPVGPRCGVPRAVPVGRPADLRCSEGEGFPKSRYHWFRNREEIPLDPRSNPRFFNSSYTLNRETGKLSFRVVWKEDSGEYHCVAKNEAGHAECAAQTMEVYEVSLVGKVLGALLLVGALLVVTLGFCYAYKGGYFVQRSEARDNYKASESKDPVDCITPEDEAGFRHKSSFII